The genomic stretch AATCTGATGGAAGACGTCATAGTGGACGTTGGGAAGCCCCTCAATTGGAGGAATCTGAAGAGTATGGAACTAATTGATAAGGTCCTTGTCAAACCTACCAAAAACACTTCCTGGAAGGAACTGAAGGATAAAAGagagaaaatggatgagatgtACATCTTCACCAAGATTGATCCTCCAGAAGTCATAAAAATTTATCTGAAATATCTGGAAGCTCAAGGCTACGACATGTCCAGCTTCATCATGGATTGACTTCCAGATCATCCTCCAAACTTCATGAAAAGAAAGAGGGAACCCTCTCAGAAGACAACTGTTCAGAAAAAGAAGATTCTCAATCTAGGAAAGTCTTTAGCAACCAAGAAGAAGCCAGCGCCTCTGACCTTTTCTTCAGCACCTTCTGGTAATATCTCCATCTCAGAAGTTCTGAACTCCTCCGTCTCTGTTTCTAGGAAACTTGCCTCATCAATTCCTCTACCACCTCCCATAATCTCAACCACAGTTACAACTTCCTCCACTCCACCTACCATAAATATAAACGTTCCCACTGAAAAATCCAAATCTCAACAACCAACAACCTTACTCCCTTCTCATCAAACTTCTTCACAACCTACCCCATCTGAACCAACACCATCCATACCAATTCATTATGAACTAAACCCATCCAACCAAACCCACTCAAAACCTACTCCTTCTCAATCCTTTCCATCAGAACCCACAAACTCTGAACCCATCCCTCTCAGAACCATCATACCTACACCTTCTCCTCCATCACCTCTCTTTAACCTCCAACCAACCTCCATCCCACGTTCTGAAGCAATGTTGTTCAACGAATCCTTCTCACCAACCGTATCCACAACATACAACACCACTCTTTACTATGACCTCACCACATCCTCTGAACATTCTGGTTCAGATCATCCCGACCGAACCTCCCCAAACCTTGAAGATATTCTAGCCACAATTGACCCAGAAAGAACTCTTTCTGTACCAGCAGACCAACCAATTCCTGAACCTTATGAACCTGAACTCACCCACCAACCTTTGATGAGGCATTAGCCAAGTTCTTGGAAAGTTCAGCTTCTATGTTCAAGAAGCTCTCTGACGAATCCAACACCCATGAGAAACCTTTTGAAGTAAGGACTAACTGGAACAGATTCATCAAATAGATGACATCTGAGATTTTAAAAAGGAAGAGCCTCTCTGAAAAATTCAGAAATGACTTCATCAGAAGTGCTGAGGAAAGGTTAGAAGCTAGGTTGGCGAAGGAAGAGGCATAAAAGGCTGAACGGGAAGCAACTGAGAAAGCTGCCAAGGAGGTTGCTGAGAAAGGTGCTGCAaaagagaaatctgagatagaagcaGAAGCTACAAGAGTCACAGAAGCTGCTCAGAAGGCTGAATCTGAGAAAGCTGTTGAGGTTACTCGGATTCAGGGAGAGTCATCAACAGCTGATCTTGCCCCTCTGGTCATTAACACTCTAGAAGAGTTACAGAAAGAACAACAACTGGTCAGAATCAGACTCGGCAAACAAGATCAGGTCAACAACAACATTCAGAACCTGCTAGCCGAGCtacttcagaggatgcctcctccaCCTAAACTTTAGACACTTtaggatttttctttaaaaaaattctaagtgttTTTAGTTCTAAGGCTTATTTTCTGATCTTTTCTCGCTGTACTTTCTGAAGTTTTCTAATCAATTAAATTATGGTTTATTtactttttgagtctgacaaaaaggaAGAGAGTTAGATATAAGTCTTTTGATGAATTATTTTATCTAAATATCAGAAATGCACTGCTTACATTCTGACATAAAAGTATTGCTTAGTTCTAAATCATTTTTCAAGACCTATCTGAACCAAGGGAAGCTTGAATTCTTATATGAGAAACTACTAAATCAAGTCAAGCAACCTAAGAAGATCTGGTAAGAAATTCTCTACCCTAGAAACCCATATCTGATACTAAATAtctttaaaaataaattttaagtATCAAACTTAGGGGGAGATTGCTAATCTCAGGGGTAGTCACTTTTCTATCTGACTCTGATCATTTTCAATTTAGTATCTCTTAAAGTacttattgtttcatcaaaatcctaagttttgtcatcataaaaaagggggagattgttagaacaagattttgattctgcaatgtatctctaagttttgatgataacaaagaatgaatcaatttggtaccctaacaaTTTTCTTAAGTGTGCGGGATTCTAAGTTGAAATGACTCTGATAATTCACCTTCTGATTCTTAAGAAACTAATATTTGGCATCTGAAGTAGTCCAGAAGTACTGAGCCAACACAAAGGGAAATCacatctgactctgaacataaTGCATCTGAGGAGCAATCACTTGAAGAATATGACTCTGAAGTTCAAGCTCTGATGATCTGATTCTGAGAACTctatctgaagactctgcaaagagatatctgaagactctagCTCTGAAGACTCTGATAATGCTCACCTCACTCTAACACATGCTCAGAAATATGCCATAAGATGTCACCTAGTTAGAAACTTAAGTTGGAAGCATTCAAATTGTAGTACAAAActtttaaggaaacatttgattaTGCTCCTAGCCTGCTATGGAAAGGAACAGGAATTTACTACATTTGTCTCCCACAGCTGGCACGAAATCTTTATTGATTTCCCCCCAACGGGATTATCTCAAATGCTATATAAGGGCTCTTCACAACTTGCCAAAATACAACTTTGACACAACAACTTTATCATACAACTTTTTCACCACTCTTACGAAGAACAACTCATGCACGACATACTCTAATTATTTCTTCACCACTGTTGTTGTAAGAAAAAGTTTCCATACAAGAGTTGCTACTCAATATTGTGTGGTTATCTTTTATTATTCTTAAATTATGCATatactgcttatctagaagcatctagCGAAACACTTTGTAATTCTTGTAATTGTTTTTTATTCCTCTAGTGACTTGTTTAGGTCTGTAGACTTGAGATGGCTAAGAGGTTGTTGAACCCTTAGAAGAACTTTGTAATTTGttgagattagtggattaagtccttgttgaaggcgaaatcaccttggtcgggtggactgaagtagctttgattttcaagcgaaccaggataaaccATTTGTGTTGTTATTATTTCTTCTTTGCGTGTGTTATTGCGAAAATCTTTTAATTTCTgtgaaaataattcaaaccctcctttcttgtttttctctaccttcacaATGATCCATGATCTACTTTCAATCAGTAAACCGCTCACCCCAGTGACATACTAATTCTTTGAAACCAAAATACATTTTTCTTTGGAATTCCttatatacccttttaggacgatatagcgaCAATCCacatttgtacctagagttgtttggctcaTACCCAAACATTGTATTCCTTCTTTTTTGGGTAAGacgttgtttccctctatggtacaaattccatttctcctatggattcaAATATACCCTAATCTTTGGTTCCAAATTACACCTCTTCAGGCATTGTTACAAAATCCTTCACttctgtgactttggtcattCACTCCGTTCATCTCCATAATGCATCCATTatctaccttcattcactccatgtgatataccatATTTTTGAGCCAAATCCACTATCTCTTTGAGCTCCACCTTGTGTCACCTTctgaaccaagagttgtttggcttgtacccgaacatttaattctctttgttttcggCTATACCATATAGTGGCAGATGCTTCCGGCTAGTCCACATATTGGTCAAtgccagttttactcttgggttcatatttcttcccttgttggagttcaaataATATTATCATTTGGTTCAAACCATATTGttatcacaacttcttttcacctccctTCACTAGTGCCACGAACTTCAAAGGTCTGGATTCCTTATTACACTATAAGGATGcataggcatgagggccccaatcctcaccgagcactctatctattaTATTTTCCCCCCTTTCTTTTGTGAGTAACCTTAGATATAACACTCATTCGAGCAGAACAATaaaaatggttctcgttgagtacaatggatgtaaggggtgctaatacattccccttgcacAATCGACTTTCTTACCCATCATATCTGTTTCCCCCAgattttatcgatgttttccctttccttaaggaataaataaagttcgatggtgactaTATTGTATGTCCGAACGTGCGATGCATTtaggtatatttccgctagcttcagttggagactctgctggggagtttGCTTGTAGTTGGGGATCTTTTCGTGAGTATCCCCAGCTTCAGCTGGAGAATCTGCTAGGGATGCTGCTACTTAGGATACTCCCTAGTCGCTAgaaggagtcgagcctagttttgaTTGCTTCTCCGTTTGTGTGGGTGTTTACCTTTATGCTTTACTCGCTTTTATTTATCGCATTCTTTATTGCTTTAAATATTGTTTATACTGGATATTATCTGTTATACTCTCTGTTGGGTTGGGGTTATGCTACATGAGTGAAGCTCTATACCTGAGATGAGTACATACACATGATAAACTGATAGGTAGTCGTGTACACCTGATTTTCGCACGTTGGGTTGTCACGAGAACAacacccagactagattcacttcgaagtacttttgtcctgtgagAATTCGCTATGGTAGGGTATTTTCATTTTGAGTCGATGATTCTGGGAGACCTCTTATGGACTACATTGTAAATACTAGAACCTACTAGTGAGGGGGATATGGTTTTTTCTGCAGGAAACCATAAACTCTACATACCATTATTCTCATGAACATTGGACCTTTGATCCTGCATCAGCAGTATTCACAAATTATCCGGATTATTTTATGTTGTTAACATACATTATTGCATTGATGTACATATGCAGGAGCCTTGAACCTAGGTTGCTATACCATTAAGGATTTAAATCTAAGGATTTGAACCTAGGTTGCTATACCATTTCATGCATGTTAACCTGAAAACTCACCTTACCCATTCCTCCGCTAGAAAGACAATGGTTCACCGACACCAATCCTCGAAGAATCATGGAAAAGAGTAAAAGCATTGACATAGCTAACATGATCTTGGGGTTATTCTTGGATAACATGACAATGAACTGCATAAATCAAGGTGTGATTGGCAAGTAAACTGAAGACAGTCTGAATAAAGGTCACAAACAAAAGGTGGTTGCAGGTATTCTGCCACTTCCTCCTCAAGAACAACATTTACTTCCACATCAGAGGCCTGCTCAAAGAAACTAGAAACTAAAGTAGAATCAAATCAGCCAAAAGAACAACGACCAGGAAGGGAGACGTCCTCACAATGATCCAATTCCTATGAGTTATGGACATATGCTACCTATACTGGTTAACGTTGGGGCAATTGTGCCTAAATAGGTCCAACCTTCTAGGTTTCCCTACAATCGTAAGCATGACCCTCATGCCATATGTGGATATCACGCCAGACATGTAGGGAATTCTATAGAGAATTATTACCCTTTCAAGACCAAAGTTCAAGAACTCATCGATCGAAATTTGTCGTGTTTCACGCCCGCGACAGCTGAGGCGCATATTGAGAAGGAGTTTGAATACAAGGGTCCTCCGCTCCATGTGGAAGTTCCTCCACCTATGGTCCATCCTACTGTGTAGTACCAGAATCAAGGATACCAATATAGAATGCTATTGGCCTATCCTGGGGAATTGTCTTCTACTTTTGTTTCACCCCAGTACGCCTATACCGGGGCACCCTACGTCTCATTTGGAGTTCATTATGGTCAGACATCTCATCAGATAGTTAATCTTGGCTTGGAGCATTCTGCTCTGATGTTCCTACCGACGACTGCTCCTCAGATTCATCCTCGGTTGCATATACCTTTGGTACCCATGccatgtgtagcacctcaaatttgcacctatcattatacataccatttcattttaggtcatagcatatcatagtctattgcataacatttgcattgtcctcagttgcctcaagagcaagcaagcaagaagttaggtcaaactgatcaggagatcagtcaaccaagcaagcaagtgtgtttctcaaggagccaaggccctaaggttggtccaacaagttcacatgacttggaggtctttttaaagtgttcaagtcaagggtggaaggctcagaagccatcagttcatgcatagacaggcagaaaccctaaaaagtcaacagtcaatcaaagcagtggatggtggccattcttgtggaatttgggcaccatgatcaacaatcaaaagttcatacaacttgagacatcatttgaggtcaagttctcaaggaattagggtttggaaatcatcagaagaagttcaatcagtccaaaaccctagaaaagtcaacagacagtcaaacttggtcaacagttgatttaatcaaggatttgatggatagaattgatttgaaagagcttattcatgtcctaataggcctcatatgtcatggcaatcaacatcattgaagaatttgaagccgATCAGTAaattcccaaaatagaaactggacctgtaatttcaactgccaaaaatggaaacttcttgatcctcaacttacatcatgatacaagcttcaaatgaatttttgcccaacatgaaagttaaaggtcttgttctcccattttcaaaaagtccaagaactctcaaatcccatgtatggttgtcaagatatgatcaaatcattttcaccaatttttgaacttcaaagagccatatctctcaaaccataaggccaaatttggtggggttttttcctacaagccacatttttcatcctctttccaaaaatataaatttcatgacctaaaaccctaccattcaaaatggcatttttggacctattcctttaaaaatcaaagtttgactcacagttgactttttgatttatggactttttctcatttttgccaattgggaaaggtttaaaatcacatttgaaacttgcctcaagtcCTAATTCATGCACATTCCATCACCATACCACAATTTTGGATAAAAATGCAAACTTGAAAATTTTGCAAGAAGCTTCACAAAAGCAAAACCAGTACAGCATTTCACATGTACAACCAAAACAGCAATTGACAAGGTACTTGGCAGCCTGTTTAGAGCCCAAAATCGTGCAGCCACTACACCCCCATTTCCACATGCTCAAGTTTAGCAAGTTTGCAAATATTGGCATTAAGGCTAAACCAGTTTAGGCTTTGGATTAACTTGGCTAAACAGGAAGATAAAAGTTCATTTCTCAGCATTTCTAACCCTAGACTCAGCAGCCACAAGGACAGAACTCTCTCTACTCTCAAACCTCCATTTTTCACCAAATTGATTTTCTGTACAAAACCTTGGAAACCTTCGAGTAACCCTTCATTGGTCCTTCACTAGGACAACTTTAGGAAGCTTAATCAACCTCCATTCTCATACTGTAAAGCCATTTCTCACTCTGTTTTTTCATCAAGCTCAACAATGGCAGATGGTTATTTGTTTGTTTCCAAGCATCCTTGAGTCAAGAGAACTTCACCATCCAACATCTCCAAGCATAAGGGCCACCTGTTTTGAGCTTTGAAGGCCAAGGAAGCACTGCATCATCACTGAACTTCAGTTGTGGTAAAATTTCGATTCATACATTTTTCCAAATGATGCCATGCTTTAAGTAGTTTACATCTTGCTGATTCCAACAAACTATAGATTGCTTGATTTGGTTGACCATGTTGCAAGAAATCTGGAATTTCATGTTCATGAGCAAATATATGTTTCTTCGATTTGGCTTGTTTACATTGATTTAGTGAAAAGTGATGATATATTTGTGATGCTTGAAGTATATTGATGCTATTGgtatgcatgatttggatttcTGGACATTTCGAAATTTCCATGTTTGAACATTGAATGATGAATGCACTGTTGTATTGAACCCTACCCTGTCCAGGATTTTTCTCATGATTATGTGTGTTTTGTTGTTAGTTGATGTACATGTTAATGGTGTTTCATAGGTCATGATTATTGATGATTCTGTTTATGTTTTGGTTGTTCATAATTtttggttgatgttgatgatgaacatGAGCTGCCATGCTAGTAGAAACCCTAAAGTATGCATGAGAACCCAGAAAAATTGTGAAGTTCATTGGCTGTTGTTGCTTGTATTTGTATGAACATATTGTTATTGCTGTGCTGTTGGTTATGCTGTAGACTGATAATGAATTGATACTACTGCTGTCCAAACTTATGCCCTGTCCAGAATTTTCTCAGGATTTTGTTTGGTTTGTTGCTAATGATGCATAATGATGTTCCATTGGCCATGCTGTTGATTGTGCCTGTTTGAAGTTGTCTGTGTGATGATGAACACTGTTGATGATGAATATGCTATGCTGTTATAATGGCTGGTCGATTTCTGTGTTGCTGTTGATTACAAATGCCAATGCTGCTGTATTTGAAACCCTGGTCTTTTTCCAGAAATCATGTCTCTATGTATGCACAAGTTTGGTTGATGTTGTTGCTTGtgattgtgtgattgatttcCATGGCCATGCTATTGTATCGTGTCACTTGATCTGTTGATGAATTTGATGAGCACATGCTAATaaaaccctgctgctgttttgcTGCCTTAAGCTGCCAAGAAAATCTCATGAACATGTTTATGCTGTTGTTGGTTGATGATGCATGAGTTTGTATGCTTGGTCGAATCATGTTGTTAGATGATGTTGTTTGAAaacaattgctgtttgcttgcATTGTTGgccatgctgttagaaaccctaagggtttatgtgaaaaCTCAGAGCTTGGAAGCTCATTGGCGCattacactgttccattggctgagagccaataggaacatttcgttTCCCCCATCAAAACGCTGCAGTTTTGTTAAGTGACTGCACTATTTACAACTCTGCCATTCAGTTGACCTTGGTTTGACCACTTTGCCATGCCATTTGTTCATATTGCATCCAATTATTTCCTCATCTCCCacaattaatttctctttcaattttcacccaaaaattatgaaattttttccatcatgatcacaaatgagtctagtattttattgtgaattttaattaatttttcagtggctggattttaaatgataattgttttcccaacatgtatgccaaaatgacaccctttgccatttcaattgtgaaattgtcatgttgcatccaatgaacctgaaatttttttgtggtgaaactagacacattgaccttcatttccatataaagtttgtgcatttatcatttgtggattgagagttatgattttctgaagttatgtgttacatttggtgctataccatgatcatgtattttcccaatttttgttcacatgcttc from Lathyrus oleraceus cultivar Zhongwan6 chromosome 7, CAAS_Psat_ZW6_1.0, whole genome shotgun sequence encodes the following:
- the LOC127104651 gene encoding flocculation protein FLO11-like, coding for MKRKREPSQKTTVQKKKILNLGKSLATKKKPAPLTFSSAPSGNISISEVLNSSVSVSRKLASSIPLPPPIISTTVTTSSTPPTININVPTEKSKSQQPTTLLPSHQTSSQPTPSEPTPSIPIHYELNPSNQTHSKPTPSQSFPSEPTNSEPIPLRTIIPTPSPPSPLFNLQPTSIPRSEAMLFNESFSPTVSTTYNTTLYYDLTTSSEHSGSDHPDRTSPNLEDILATIDPERTLSAEREATEKAAKEVAEKGAAKEKSEIEAEATRVTEAAQKAESEKAVEVTRIQGESSTADLAPLVINTLEELQKEQQLVRIRLGKQDQVNNNIQNLLAELLQRMPPPPKL